In a genomic window of Scyliorhinus torazame isolate Kashiwa2021f chromosome 5, sScyTor2.1, whole genome shotgun sequence:
- the LOC140420839 gene encoding uncharacterized protein, translated as MEGKSTVHSGEKPYTCSVCGQGFSRSSGLWKHKRRHTGKKLWNCEDCGKRFYDKFRLVNHRHTHTGDKPFSCSVCRKGFITSSHLLEHQRIHVGERPFICSECGKGFTQSARLLQHQRVHSEEKPFQCADCGKCFKSSGERMRHQHVHSDERPFRCSHCGAGLKTSYDLTVHQRSHTGERPFTCSECGKGFITTSHLLAHQRTHTGERPFTCSRCGKRFARSSTLLRHQRFHTGERPFTCSECGKGFTTSSNLLKHQRLH; from the coding sequence atggaaggaaagagcaccgttcacagtggagagaaaccgtacacatgttctgtgtgtggacaaggattCAGCCGATCATCTGGCCTGTGGAAACACAAGCGCAGACACACTGGGAAGAAACTGTGGAACTGTGAGGATTGTGGAAAAAGGTTCTATGACAAGTTCAGGTTGGTAAATCATCGGCACACTCACACCGGGGATAAACCGTTCAGCTGCTCCGTGTGTAGAAAGGGATTCATtacttcatcccacctgctggaacaccagcgaattcacgttggggagagaccattcatctgttccgagtgtgggaagggattcactcagtcagcccgtctgctgcaacaccagcgagttcacagcgaggagaaaccttttcaatgtgcagactgtgggaagtgttttaaaagttctggggaacgaaTGCGCCATCAGCATGTTCactctgatgagagaccgttcaggtgctctcactgcggagcTGGTTTGAAGACATCATATGACCTCACTGTTCatcagcgcagtcacactggggagaggccgttcacctgctctgaatgtgggaagggattcattaccaCATCCCATCTGCTAGCACACCAGCGcacacacactggagagagaccattcacctgctccaggtGTGGGAAAAGATTTGCTCGTTCATCCACCCTGCTGcgacaccagcgatttcacactggggagaggccgttcacctgctccgagtgtgggaagggattcactacttcgtccaacctgctgaaacaccagcgacttcATTAG